TGTGAATGAGCGAGTTTTAAAAAATACTGGTTACCAGCGTGATGAATTAATTGGACATAATCACCGTATTTTCAACTCGGGGCATCATGAACCAGAATTTTTTGTGAAGCTTTGGGATACCATTAAAAACGGTAATATTTGGCGTGGTGAAGTTTGTAATCGTAAAAAGAACGGTGATATTTACTGGATGGATATGACAATTATCCCATTGAAAAATATGCAAGGTGAAATTGAACAATTTTTATCGATACACTACAACATTTCTTCAGAAAAACGTTTGATGTCTGAGCTTTATAAAATTGAGCAGACATTCCGTGCGATTACAGAAAACACGAATGATTTTATTGTTATTACCAATCAATCTGGTAAAATCAAATATGCTTCCCCATCCTATACACGTAAGCTTGGTTACAGATCCGATGAATTAATCGGTTTGCCGTATGAGTCCTTGCTAACTTCTGATAGTATTGATACTTGGCGTAATGTAATCGAACAGCCTCAACATAGTGCGATACAAGAACAAAAAATTGAATTGCAACTGCGCTCAAAATTCAATGGAGATATCTGGACGGAAGGCAACTACACAATTTCTTTAGAGCTGATGGAACAGGAAGTAGCTGAAATTGTCATGGTTTCGCGTGAAATTACTGAACGTAAGGAGTTAGAAACTCGTCTTACGTATTTAGCATATCACGACAGCTTAACGCAATTAGGAAATAGACGTAAGTTATATAAAGAATTTCCAATAATAGAAGAACGGGCAAAAATTTCACAATCAAGCATAGCGATTTTCTATTTAGATGGAGACAATTTCAAGCGAGTTAACGATCAATATGGGCATGATGTTGGTGATGAATTTTTAAAGTGCTTTGGCCAATCTATAGTAGGTAGTGTGCGACATGATGATTTAGTCATTCGATTAGGCGGCGATGAGTTTTTAATTGTTGTGACGGGCTTGTCTTTAGAGGAATTTGAGAGAATGGAACAAATCCAACACATTATTGACCGTATAAAAACCCAGTTAGCAATTGGTTGGGAAATTAATAATATTCACTTTTCACCGACAATAACGATTGGTATTTCGATTTTTCCAGATCATAGCTCGAGTTTAGATGAATTAATCGATTTAGCTGACCAGGCTTTGTATGAAGCCAAACAAAAATCGAGAAATTCATTTCGACTATGCCAAGAATCTCAATTGAAATAAATTTCAGGGGT
This portion of the Solibacillus daqui genome encodes:
- a CDS encoding diguanylate cyclase domain-containing protein codes for the protein MSSVFSVEQFELLFGKSHDAVFFMEKVNDDYRYIHVNEVAKKLINMEPTGKFVGQVVSPHIAKNILQNYNLTLQNCEQVDFEDYTYAEMEVRKQRTSTIPIIDEDKQYILAITKEVHLSRDMEDKYLFMRSVFFKSFLSTILISNEMFLIEADPKFADDFNLRPEIMKDKTIFDIPFVDEKTAPLLREYLQLAQKGENITSKMLHFIDKNGQIRHYSATFSSLTSNDEIFAVFIILQEITSFIKQGQALKTASHGLETFKNAISSVADVLFTSIDGTILDVNERVLKNTGYQRDELIGHNHRIFNSGHHEPEFFVKLWDTIKNGNIWRGEVCNRKKNGDIYWMDMTIIPLKNMQGEIEQFLSIHYNISSEKRLMSELYKIEQTFRAITENTNDFIVITNQSGKIKYASPSYTRKLGYRSDELIGLPYESLLTSDSIDTWRNVIEQPQHSAIQEQKIELQLRSKFNGDIWTEGNYTISLELMEQEVAEIVMVSREITERKELETRLTYLAYHDSLTQLGNRRKLYKEFPIIEERAKISQSSIAIFYLDGDNFKRVNDQYGHDVGDEFLKCFGQSIVGSVRHDDLVIRLGGDEFLIVVTGLSLEEFERMEQIQHIIDRIKTQLAIGWEINNIHFSPTITIGISIFPDHSSSLDELIDLADQALYEAKQKSRNSFRLCQESQLK